TTTAGAAGAGCAAATTAATATTCAGTCATCAACAGATGTGCCAAGTCGCGGAGTGAGTGGATGGCATGGTCAAGCAGGGGGAGGCAAAACTCCTGCAACTAAACCAGCCAAACCGCGAGCTTCTTTGACTTTTGATCAGATTAGCGATCGCCAAGTCACACGTTGGGCTTCTGGCTATGAGGAACTTGATCGGGTGCTTGGCGGTGGAGTTGTTCCTGGTTCAATGGTGCTGATAGGCGGTGAACCAGGAATTGGGAAATCTACGCTGCTGTTGCAAGTATCGAATAAACTGGCGCAGAGATACCGCATCCTCTACGTATCTGGAGAAGAATCAGGACAACAGGTGAAGTTAAGAGCCTCTCGTTTGGGAGTGACAAAATCCCTCAGTCTAATAGGTGATGGTAACGGTAATGGGAAACCAGCACAAGAAACTCCCGAAGTAACTCTCCAAGAAATGCCGAAAGTAGAGGAAGCTGAGGGTATAGGTGCTGATTTGTATATTTTGCCAGAAACAGACTTGGAAGAGATTTTGCGGGAGATGGATTCACTCAAACCCAATGTGACAATCATTGATAGTATTCAAACAGTGTTTTTCCCTGCTCTAACTTCTGCACCAGGTTCTGTCGCTCAGGTACGCGAATGTACCGCAGCTTTGATGAAGGTGGCAAAACACGACGACATCACAATGTTAATTGTGGGACACGTTACCAAAGAAGGGGCGATCGCCGGACCAAAGGTATTAGAACACTTAGTTGATACAGTGTTGTATTTTGAAGGTGCGCGCTTTGCTTCTCACCGGTTATTACGGACAGTCAAAAACCGTTTTGGGGCAACTCACGAAATCGGCATCTTTGAAATGGTTGACCACGGACTGCGAGAAGTCCCCAACCCTTCAGAACTCTTTTTAGGTAACCGCGATGATCCGGCTCCTGGTACTGCAATTGTCGTTGCTTGTGAAGGGACACGCCCGATTGTCGTAGAATTGCAAGCTTTAGTCAGTCCTACCAGCTATCCCGCACCACGTCGGGCGGGTACAGGTATAGATTATAACCGCTTAGTGCAAATTTTGGCAGTGCTAGAAAAGCGGGTGGGGATTCCAATGTCAAAGCTGGATTCTTATGTGGCGTCTGCAGGTGGGTTGAATGTAGAAGAACCAGCAGTGGATTTGGGAATAGCGATCGCCATTGTTGCCAGTTTCCGCGACAGGATTGTCGATCCTGGTACCGTACTTATAGGGGAAGTTGGCTTAGGAGGACAAGTCCGCTCAGTATCGCAAATGGAACTGCGGCTAAAAGAAGCAGCAAAGTTGGGATTTAAAAGGGCAATTGTCCCAAAAGGGCAAAAATACCCCGACTATAATATAGAAATTTTGCCAGTCTCAAAAGTCATAGATGCGATTATTGCAGCGATACCGCCGCAGCAGGGGCTGACAGAAGAAGATTTGGCACCGGATGAGGAGGATGAGGAGTAGAATTATACCTCTGGTCGCTTGCACCCTATCCATTACCCACATCTTTCTTAAGATGGCTGTAAGGCAGACAGGGAGGGGACATGTCAAGTAAACAACGGCGGCATGATTGACAAAGTGGATATTCTAGGAATTCCAGTTTTCTCAGCCACGAGGCTCGCCGGACAGGCAAGAGGGTGTGTCACCAGTAAGTCGGCTTCTCGTGCAGCCTCCATCAGGTCATAGTATGTTGCCCGTAAATGGGGCATCGTTAAATAGCTGATGCCATAATCAAGAACCTGTTGAGACTCTGACAGCAACTGGATGAACTGTCCTACTTGTTCAACATTGATATACCCATCAGGTCTAATTGCACAAAACTCAATCCCTTCCGATTCAATCATCTGGCGAAAAATCTCGCTGGTTGCTATTACAGCACGATGTCCTCGTGCGTGTAATTCAAGAGCTAGAGCAATAAAGGGAAATACATCCCCAAAAGAGCCACTGGTAGCAAGCACAATATGTTTGCTCATTGTTTTACCGTTCTGGAAATTGGAGATGACGTTGATGAATTGATTTGTCATATTTGACTGACACCATTTTTAGAAATGAATTGTCAATTGAATTATCAGATTGAATCATGATTTCAATGGCAAGAATTCTATTTATTCATGAATTCTATCTTTAAATTTCAACTCAAAATAATCATATTTTCTTTAAAATTATTTAACAATAATCAATACATTTAGCATAAAAAAACATGTTAAATGTATTGATCTAATTTGTGATTTTTGAAATTGTAAATAAAAAAATTATTCTAATTCGATTATTTATACGTATGATTCAAACTGTGAACTCAGAAAATAATAATCCGAAATAAATGGCTTGCTCTTGAGTAAGTCGGCGTGAAAAAATCAACCTATTTAATGAAATGTTAAATCTGCAGATAGCTTGAAAATAGGTTATTTCACAGTTTTTTCAACAATTAACATACATTGGTTTTATTATGCTGACTTACCTAACATTGTGAGCTGCGCTGCATGAGTTCGTCCAGAAAGGATGATATCCAAGATGGTTCCGAAGTTCGACGGGGTAAGGAGACTTTACACCATTGGATCTGACGTACAAAAAATAGGGCAGACTTCTGTTTCTCCTATCTTGGCAGAAGTTATCAGCTCCAAATTCGGTGAAGCTGCCGATGCTCCAGCTCTTAGCCGCCCAAAGGGCGATCGCTGGTTTGCTGGAATTATCTTGGGACTGGCACACACTTCACCGAAATTTGCCACCACCTTAAGTGCGATCGCCTCAACTGAAATCTCTCACCTAACTCAAGATATCTCAATCCCAACA
This portion of the Brasilonema sennae CENA114 genome encodes:
- the radA gene encoding DNA repair protein RadA, giving the protein MPKPKSYYVCNECGAESPQWFGKCPACGTYNSLEEQINIQSSTDVPSRGVSGWHGQAGGGKTPATKPAKPRASLTFDQISDRQVTRWASGYEELDRVLGGGVVPGSMVLIGGEPGIGKSTLLLQVSNKLAQRYRILYVSGEESGQQVKLRASRLGVTKSLSLIGDGNGNGKPAQETPEVTLQEMPKVEEAEGIGADLYILPETDLEEILREMDSLKPNVTIIDSIQTVFFPALTSAPGSVAQVRECTAALMKVAKHDDITMLIVGHVTKEGAIAGPKVLEHLVDTVLYFEGARFASHRLLRTVKNRFGATHEIGIFEMVDHGLREVPNPSELFLGNRDDPAPGTAIVVACEGTRPIVVELQALVSPTSYPAPRRAGTGIDYNRLVQILAVLEKRVGIPMSKLDSYVASAGGLNVEEPAVDLGIAIAIVASFRDRIVDPGTVLIGEVGLGGQVRSVSQMELRLKEAAKLGFKRAIVPKGQKYPDYNIEILPVSKVIDAIIAAIPPQQGLTEEDLAPDEEDEE
- a CDS encoding glycosyltransferase produces the protein MSKHIVLATSGSFGDVFPFIALALELHARGHRAVIATSEIFRQMIESEGIEFCAIRPDGYINVEQVGQFIQLLSESQQVLDYGISYLTMPHLRATYYDLMEAAREADLLVTHPLACPASLVAEKTGIPRISTLSIMPPLFT